The following proteins are co-located in the Fusobacteria bacterium ZRK30 genome:
- a CDS encoding nucleotidyltransferase: MMRATGIVVEYNPFHNGHKLHLMEAKKNGDLVIAVMSGNFLQRGEPAIYDKWTRAHMALKNGVDIVVELPVFYSAQAAEIFSHGAVDILDKLGAENLIFGSESSDLKKLKKIAYLQIDEKEVVDEKIKERMDGGVSYPNAINSVIEELLGEKGILKPNDILGVEYIKAIRKLGSSMEARLIERKAVGYHDKEIIDEITSATSIREMIKEGRTSEIKRVMPAESLEFLGTPTYLENFYPLLRYEILNNYEELKFIADIEVGLDNRIFEMAVKYPDFHDFYKNLMTKRYTNGRIQRVLTHILLKIDKKIIDETKTGTTYVKILGFSQKGSRYLKEKKDTLRIKPLSGLKNVSLILDERERELLNFEIKCDRIYGIINPYEERKFPIIIKNN; this comes from the coding sequence ATGATGAGAGCGACAGGAATAGTGGTGGAGTATAACCCATTTCATAATGGACATAAACTTCATTTAATGGAAGCTAAAAAAAATGGTGATCTGGTTATAGCAGTAATGAGTGGAAATTTTTTACAGAGGGGGGAACCTGCCATATATGATAAGTGGACCAGGGCTCATATGGCTCTTAAAAATGGGGTAGATATTGTAGTGGAACTACCTGTATTTTATTCTGCCCAGGCAGCGGAGATATTTTCCCATGGAGCTGTAGATATCTTAGATAAATTAGGGGCAGAAAATTTAATTTTCGGTTCAGAATCTTCAGATCTGAAAAAATTAAAAAAAATTGCTTATCTGCAGATAGATGAAAAAGAAGTTGTAGATGAAAAGATAAAGGAAAGGATGGATGGAGGGGTATCCTATCCTAATGCCATAAACTCTGTTATAGAGGAACTTTTAGGAGAAAAAGGTATCTTGAAACCCAACGATATACTGGGAGTGGAGTATATCAAAGCCATCAGAAAGTTAGGTTCCTCTATGGAAGCCAGACTCATAGAGAGAAAGGCTGTAGGATATCATGACAAGGAAATAATAGATGAGATTACCAGTGCTACCTCCATAAGGGAGATGATAAAGGAGGGGAGGACAAGTGAGATAAAAAGAGTAATGCCGGCAGAGAGTCTTGAATTTTTAGGCACCCCTACTTATCTGGAAAATTTCTATCCCTTATTGAGGTATGAGATTTTAAATAACTATGAGGAGCTTAAGTTTATTGCCGATATAGAGGTAGGGTTAGATAACAGGATTTTTGAGATGGCAGTAAAATACCCGGATTTTCATGATTTTTATAAAAACCTCATGACCAAGAGATATACCAATGGAAGGATCCAGAGGGTGCTCACACATATTCTTCTGAAGATAGATAAAAAAATAATAGATGAAACCAAGACCGGGACTACATATGTAAAAATATTAGGGTTTTCACAAAAAGGGAGCAGGTATCTCAAGGAAAAAAAGGATACATTGAGGATAAAACCTTTGTCAGGGTTGAAAAATGTCAGTCTGATCTTAGATGAAAGGGAGAGGGAACTCCTAAATTTTGAGATAAAATGTGACAGAATATATGGAATAATCAATCCCTATGAGGAGAGAAAGTTTCCTATAATTATTAAAAATAATTAA
- the mgtE gene encoding magnesium transporter, with protein sequence MKNILLELIKEKKFNKLKEELIKLNPVTISEIISEVPTREEIIIYRLLPKELAVRSFSYLESEEQLRLITSFSKGETTELIDELFFDDLIDLIEEMPANIVTKLLQVSTVENRKKINQFLSYPEESAGSLMTTEYLSLKEDMSISEALKHIRSTGKTSESIYTAYITDKSIKLLGVLSLRSIILAELDQKISDIYKSDDIVTVNTLDDQEIIADKFKKYDLISIPVVDLEGRLTGIITIDDIVEVIEEENTEDMQKMAAINPLTDKYMDVNSLDMAKKRIPWLLILMISASFTSGVIGKYEHTLALLPILNGFIPLLMDTAGNSGAQTSTLVIRELSLGNISLGDWLKIMIKEFKVSFLVALILSIINFLRLYYLEITLFGRANKLEIAFVVSATLFFTVVLAKLVGAILPLGAQKLKFDPALMAGPLITTIVDVLALVVYFHLITTFMPV encoded by the coding sequence GTGAAAAACATACTATTAGAGTTAATAAAAGAAAAAAAGTTTAACAAACTTAAGGAAGAATTGATCAAATTAAACCCAGTTACCATCAGTGAGATCATTAGCGAGGTACCTACTAGAGAGGAAATCATAATCTATAGGCTGCTACCTAAGGAGCTGGCAGTAAGATCGTTTTCCTATTTAGAATCCGAGGAACAGTTAAGACTGATAACCTCATTTTCTAAAGGAGAAACAACAGAATTAATAGATGAATTATTCTTTGATGATTTGATAGACTTAATCGAGGAGATGCCGGCCAATATCGTAACCAAGCTATTACAGGTATCTACCGTTGAGAACAGAAAAAAGATAAATCAGTTTTTAAGCTATCCGGAAGAATCAGCAGGTAGTCTTATGACCACTGAATACCTTTCTTTAAAAGAAGATATGAGTATCAGTGAAGCACTAAAACATATTAGAAGTACAGGAAAAACTTCAGAAAGTATCTATACAGCTTATATTACCGATAAATCTATAAAACTCTTAGGAGTTTTATCCCTTAGATCGATTATCTTAGCTGAATTAGATCAAAAAATATCGGATATATATAAATCAGATGATATAGTTACTGTAAATACTTTAGATGACCAAGAAATTATTGCAGATAAATTTAAAAAATACGACCTTATCTCCATTCCTGTTGTAGACTTAGAGGGAAGACTCACCGGGATAATTACCATAGATGATATTGTAGAAGTTATAGAGGAAGAAAATACCGAAGATATGCAGAAAATGGCTGCTATCAATCCCCTTACAGATAAATATATGGATGTAAACTCCCTTGATATGGCAAAGAAAAGGATCCCATGGCTCCTTATCCTTATGATTTCTGCCTCTTTTACCTCTGGAGTAATCGGAAAGTATGAGCACACTTTGGCTCTTCTTCCTATACTGAATGGATTCATCCCTCTATTGATGGATACAGCAGGGAATTCCGGTGCTCAGACATCTACCCTTGTAATCAGGGAACTCTCTCTGGGAAATATCAGTTTAGGAGACTGGCTCAAGATAATGATAAAAGAATTTAAAGTCAGTTTTCTTGTGGCTCTTATTCTATCCATCATTAATTTTTTAAGGTTATATTATTTAGAGATTACTCTTTTTGGAAGGGCAAATAAGTTAGAGATTGCATTTGTAGTTTCAGCTACTCTATTTTTTACTGTTGTCTTAGCAAAATTAGTGGGAGCTATTCTTCCCCTAGGGGCACAAAAATTAAAGTTTGATCCCGCTCTTATGGCCGGGCCATTAATTACAACAATTGTAGACGTACTGGCATTGGTTGTTTATTTTCACTTAATTACCACTTTTATGCCTGTATAA
- a CDS encoding type III pantothenate kinase — MLIAFDIGNTHIVTGVLDDKGNLITSFRIATKDNITEDELFSYLKNITDFNEIKLTNVCGVIVSSVVPGLIRICDYLAKKYFNLSPLIINLDLQLPFTFAEGLNNSGFGADRIIDIVQGLKLHPNRDLVVFDFGTATTYEILIDNVYVGGGILPGINMSINSLFGNTAQLPKVKFENPHTIAGKNTVEQIQAGIFYGYTGQIKEIIRKIKEIYPDTYVIATGGLGQIISKEVDSIDEYLPNLSIEGMYSIWLENK; from the coding sequence ATGTTAATAGCATTTGATATCGGAAACACACACATTGTCACCGGGGTCCTGGATGACAAAGGAAATTTAATAACTAGTTTTAGAATTGCTACAAAGGATAATATCACAGAAGATGAACTTTTTTCATACTTAAAAAACATTACTGATTTCAATGAGATCAAATTAACTAATGTATGTGGAGTTATCGTATCTTCTGTAGTCCCTGGACTTATCAGGATCTGTGATTATCTGGCAAAAAAATATTTTAATCTGTCCCCATTAATTATAAATTTAGACCTTCAACTGCCTTTCACTTTCGCAGAAGGATTAAACAACTCCGGGTTCGGAGCTGACAGAATAATAGATATAGTGCAGGGATTAAAGTTACATCCAAACAGAGATCTTGTAGTCTTTGATTTTGGAACTGCTACTACCTATGAGATCCTTATAGATAATGTCTATGTAGGAGGAGGAATCCTCCCAGGGATAAATATGTCTATAAATTCCCTCTTTGGAAACACAGCTCAGCTGCCTAAGGTAAAGTTTGAGAATCCCCATACAATAGCTGGAAAAAATACAGTTGAACAGATTCAAGCTGGAATTTTCTATGGATATACCGGGCAGATCAAGGAGATCATCAGAAAGATCAAGGAGATCTATCCAGATACCTATGTTATTGCCACTGGCGGCTTAGGACAGATCATCAGTAAGGAAGTTGACTCCATAGATGAATACCTTCCAAATCTTAGTATTGAAGGAATGTATTCCATCTGGCTGGAAAATAAATAG